In one window of Cherax quadricarinatus isolate ZL_2023a chromosome 27, ASM3850222v1, whole genome shotgun sequence DNA:
- the LOC128691105 gene encoding uncharacterized protein isoform X2, translating to MRFIMKWTLGLMAVSCPLILITTLSNTREIEAASRTFLERFTAGAGSSLSRDVVRDLQNILKDLHKARENKMPPEKETIMALKRTLEHLSTEASFTSAQQVSLQEVFTVATDVTRVNDTQLEILLKDIASRYDGLQVVVCVGSDAALRVSKQHKNVRGFRVTSSTPVAVRWSRLLAMVNTTYVLVGRGLIALSSFSDLERLFMTFLQVPNAAFVGGASRNQNGQWRVGCYQTRMLMYVLTLQHGYTSFDYGCMFCDSVAGPFITTTNLVSSIPIDVHLPGEVVFSDWFLRIRAAGGLGLVCPDVLFFVSDEYHPWKSRTAWEAIASKWNVTDVHLPDDFNHHYSCMEARLNCSKVDKSLALPSCCLALLGGALHEVVSAVQEQYIDVHIMNKTAVAGVVGGQQSWEMDAHLAVQNATLQVQLAMLSLNRRGYHVDIAEDGATYYIHLHSTVIFLHLLNVDMKAGLPLQQAVTPTTILVGNAWLPAPPNPGLYVRHLRGSGFLQHPLAERPLPQCHNPSHHACLHHFPFDTTLRLL from the exons ATGAGGTTTATTATGAAGTGGACGCTGGGACTAATGGCTGTGTCTTGTCCTCTGATACTGATTACTACGCTCAGTAATACGAGAGAAATAG AAGCTGCTTCACGGACATTCTTGGAGAGATTCACTGCAGGAGCCGGCAGCAGCCTCAGCAGGGACGTGGTTCGTGATCTCCAGAACATTTTGAAAGATCTACACAAAGCAAGAG AGAACAAGATGCCTCCAGAAAAAGAGACGATCATGGCTCTGAAAAGGACTCTCGAACATCTGTCTACAGAGGCGTCCTTCACATCAGCCCAGCAG GTGTCACTACAAGAGGTGTTTACTGTAGCTACAGACGTTACCAGGGTTAACGACACGCAACTTGAGATCCTCTTAAAAGACATCGCCTctag GTATGATGGGCTTCAGGTTGTCGTGTGTGTGGGTTCAGACGCTGCGCTTCGCGTTTCCAAGCAACACAAGAATGTTCGAGGTTTCCGGGTGACGAGCAGCACCCCAGTGGCTGTGAGGTGGTCACGCCTGCTGGCCATGGTCAACACCACGTATGTCTTGGTTGGTCGAGGTCTCATCGCCTTGTCTTCCTTCTCCGATCTGGAGAGACTCTTCATGACTTTTCTTCAGGTACCCAACGCTGCCTTCGTCGGTGGCGCCTCTAGGAACCAGAATGGGCAGTGGAGAGTAGGATGCTACCAGACCAGAATGCTCATGTATGTCTTAACATTACAGCATGGGTACACCAGCTTTGACTACGGATGCATGTTCTGTGACTCCGTCGCTGGCCCATTCATCACGACGACTAATCTGGTTTCTTCGATACCTATCGATGTGCATCTCCCGGGGGAAGTAGTCTTCAGCGACTGGTTCCTGAGGATTAGGGCTGCTGGAGGTTTGGGTCTTGTCTGCCCCGATGTCCTCTTTTTTGTCTCAGATGAATATCACCCCTGGAAGAGTCGCACTGCCTGGGAAGCTATTGCCTCGAAGTGGAACGTTACAGACGTACATCTACCTGATGATTTCAACCACCACTACTCCTGTATGGAGGCTAGACTCAATTGCAGCAAGGTGGACAAGTCCCTTGCTCTCCCTTCCTGTTGTTTGGCTCTCCTGGGTGGCGCTCTTCATGAGGTGGTGTCCGCAGTGCAAGAACAATATATAGATGTTCACATAATGAACAAGACAGCAGTGGCTGGGGTTGTGGGTGGCCAGCAGTCCTGGGAAATGGATGCCCACCTCGCCGTCCAGAATGCCACTTTACAAGTGCAGTTGGCTATGTTGAGCTTAAACCGTCGAGGATATCACGTAGATATTGCTGAAGACGGTGCTACTTACTACATCCACTTGCATTCCACTGTcatcttccttcacctcctcaaCGTGGACATGAAGGCTGGTCTTCCCCTCCAGCAAGCAGTTACTCCCACCACTATACTCGTGGGCAATGCATGGCTGCCTGCGCCGCCCAACCCTGGCCTCTACGTCCGCCACCTCAGAGGTTCTGGCTTCCTCCAACACCCGCTAGCAGAGAGGCCGTTGCCTCAATGTCATAACCCAAGCCATCatgcctgcctccaccacttcccctTCGATACCACCCTCAGGCTATTGTGA
- the LOC128691105 gene encoding uncharacterized protein isoform X3, with the protein MTDETEAASRTFLERFTAGAGSSLSRDVVRDLQNILKDLHKARENKMPPEKETIMALKRTLEHLSTEASFTSAQQFQQSGGGRNKGDSSGDHDQMHQKVSLQEVFTVATDVTRVNDTQLEILLKDIASRYDGLQVVVCVGSDAALRVSKQHKNVRGFRVTSSTPVAVRWSRLLAMVNTTYVLVGRGLIALSSFSDLERLFMTFLQVPNAAFVGGASRNQNGQWRVGCYQTRMLMYVLTLQHGYTSFDYGCMFCDSVAGPFITTTNLVSSIPIDVHLPGEVVFSDWFLRIRAAGGLGLVCPDVLFFVSDEYHPWKSRTAWEAIASKWNVTDVHLPDDFNHHYSCMEARLNCSKVDKSLALPSCCLALLGGALHEVVSAVQEQYIDVHIMNKTAVAGVVGGQQSWEMDAHLAVQNATLQVQLAMLSLNRRGYHVDIAEDGATYYIHLHSTVIFLHLLNVDMKAGLPLQQAVTPTTILVGNAWLPAPPNPGLYVRHLRGSGFLQHPLAERPLPQCHNPSHHACLHHFPFDTTLRLL; encoded by the exons ATGACGGATGAAACAG AAGCTGCTTCACGGACATTCTTGGAGAGATTCACTGCAGGAGCCGGCAGCAGCCTCAGCAGGGACGTGGTTCGTGATCTCCAGAACATTTTGAAAGATCTACACAAAGCAAGAG AGAACAAGATGCCTCCAGAAAAAGAGACGATCATGGCTCTGAAAAGGACTCTCGAACATCTGTCTACAGAGGCGTCCTTCACATCAGCCCAGCAG TTCCAGCAGTCAGGAGGAGGGAGGAATAAGGGAGACAGCAGCGGTGACCACGACCAGATGCATCAAAAG GTGTCACTACAAGAGGTGTTTACTGTAGCTACAGACGTTACCAGGGTTAACGACACGCAACTTGAGATCCTCTTAAAAGACATCGCCTctag GTATGATGGGCTTCAGGTTGTCGTGTGTGTGGGTTCAGACGCTGCGCTTCGCGTTTCCAAGCAACACAAGAATGTTCGAGGTTTCCGGGTGACGAGCAGCACCCCAGTGGCTGTGAGGTGGTCACGCCTGCTGGCCATGGTCAACACCACGTATGTCTTGGTTGGTCGAGGTCTCATCGCCTTGTCTTCCTTCTCCGATCTGGAGAGACTCTTCATGACTTTTCTTCAGGTACCCAACGCTGCCTTCGTCGGTGGCGCCTCTAGGAACCAGAATGGGCAGTGGAGAGTAGGATGCTACCAGACCAGAATGCTCATGTATGTCTTAACATTACAGCATGGGTACACCAGCTTTGACTACGGATGCATGTTCTGTGACTCCGTCGCTGGCCCATTCATCACGACGACTAATCTGGTTTCTTCGATACCTATCGATGTGCATCTCCCGGGGGAAGTAGTCTTCAGCGACTGGTTCCTGAGGATTAGGGCTGCTGGAGGTTTGGGTCTTGTCTGCCCCGATGTCCTCTTTTTTGTCTCAGATGAATATCACCCCTGGAAGAGTCGCACTGCCTGGGAAGCTATTGCCTCGAAGTGGAACGTTACAGACGTACATCTACCTGATGATTTCAACCACCACTACTCCTGTATGGAGGCTAGACTCAATTGCAGCAAGGTGGACAAGTCCCTTGCTCTCCCTTCCTGTTGTTTGGCTCTCCTGGGTGGCGCTCTTCATGAGGTGGTGTCCGCAGTGCAAGAACAATATATAGATGTTCACATAATGAACAAGACAGCAGTGGCTGGGGTTGTGGGTGGCCAGCAGTCCTGGGAAATGGATGCCCACCTCGCCGTCCAGAATGCCACTTTACAAGTGCAGTTGGCTATGTTGAGCTTAAACCGTCGAGGATATCACGTAGATATTGCTGAAGACGGTGCTACTTACTACATCCACTTGCATTCCACTGTcatcttccttcacctcctcaaCGTGGACATGAAGGCTGGTCTTCCCCTCCAGCAAGCAGTTACTCCCACCACTATACTCGTGGGCAATGCATGGCTGCCTGCGCCGCCCAACCCTGGCCTCTACGTCCGCCACCTCAGAGGTTCTGGCTTCCTCCAACACCCGCTAGCAGAGAGGCCGTTGCCTCAATGTCATAACCCAAGCCATCatgcctgcctccaccacttcccctTCGATACCACCCTCAGGCTATTGTGA
- the LOC128691105 gene encoding uncharacterized protein isoform X1 — MRFIMKWTLGLMAVSCPLILITTLSNTREIEAASRTFLERFTAGAGSSLSRDVVRDLQNILKDLHKARENKMPPEKETIMALKRTLEHLSTEASFTSAQQFQQSGGGRNKGDSSGDHDQMHQKVSLQEVFTVATDVTRVNDTQLEILLKDIASRYDGLQVVVCVGSDAALRVSKQHKNVRGFRVTSSTPVAVRWSRLLAMVNTTYVLVGRGLIALSSFSDLERLFMTFLQVPNAAFVGGASRNQNGQWRVGCYQTRMLMYVLTLQHGYTSFDYGCMFCDSVAGPFITTTNLVSSIPIDVHLPGEVVFSDWFLRIRAAGGLGLVCPDVLFFVSDEYHPWKSRTAWEAIASKWNVTDVHLPDDFNHHYSCMEARLNCSKVDKSLALPSCCLALLGGALHEVVSAVQEQYIDVHIMNKTAVAGVVGGQQSWEMDAHLAVQNATLQVQLAMLSLNRRGYHVDIAEDGATYYIHLHSTVIFLHLLNVDMKAGLPLQQAVTPTTILVGNAWLPAPPNPGLYVRHLRGSGFLQHPLAERPLPQCHNPSHHACLHHFPFDTTLRLL; from the exons ATGAGGTTTATTATGAAGTGGACGCTGGGACTAATGGCTGTGTCTTGTCCTCTGATACTGATTACTACGCTCAGTAATACGAGAGAAATAG AAGCTGCTTCACGGACATTCTTGGAGAGATTCACTGCAGGAGCCGGCAGCAGCCTCAGCAGGGACGTGGTTCGTGATCTCCAGAACATTTTGAAAGATCTACACAAAGCAAGAG AGAACAAGATGCCTCCAGAAAAAGAGACGATCATGGCTCTGAAAAGGACTCTCGAACATCTGTCTACAGAGGCGTCCTTCACATCAGCCCAGCAG TTCCAGCAGTCAGGAGGAGGGAGGAATAAGGGAGACAGCAGCGGTGACCACGACCAGATGCATCAAAAG GTGTCACTACAAGAGGTGTTTACTGTAGCTACAGACGTTACCAGGGTTAACGACACGCAACTTGAGATCCTCTTAAAAGACATCGCCTctag GTATGATGGGCTTCAGGTTGTCGTGTGTGTGGGTTCAGACGCTGCGCTTCGCGTTTCCAAGCAACACAAGAATGTTCGAGGTTTCCGGGTGACGAGCAGCACCCCAGTGGCTGTGAGGTGGTCACGCCTGCTGGCCATGGTCAACACCACGTATGTCTTGGTTGGTCGAGGTCTCATCGCCTTGTCTTCCTTCTCCGATCTGGAGAGACTCTTCATGACTTTTCTTCAGGTACCCAACGCTGCCTTCGTCGGTGGCGCCTCTAGGAACCAGAATGGGCAGTGGAGAGTAGGATGCTACCAGACCAGAATGCTCATGTATGTCTTAACATTACAGCATGGGTACACCAGCTTTGACTACGGATGCATGTTCTGTGACTCCGTCGCTGGCCCATTCATCACGACGACTAATCTGGTTTCTTCGATACCTATCGATGTGCATCTCCCGGGGGAAGTAGTCTTCAGCGACTGGTTCCTGAGGATTAGGGCTGCTGGAGGTTTGGGTCTTGTCTGCCCCGATGTCCTCTTTTTTGTCTCAGATGAATATCACCCCTGGAAGAGTCGCACTGCCTGGGAAGCTATTGCCTCGAAGTGGAACGTTACAGACGTACATCTACCTGATGATTTCAACCACCACTACTCCTGTATGGAGGCTAGACTCAATTGCAGCAAGGTGGACAAGTCCCTTGCTCTCCCTTCCTGTTGTTTGGCTCTCCTGGGTGGCGCTCTTCATGAGGTGGTGTCCGCAGTGCAAGAACAATATATAGATGTTCACATAATGAACAAGACAGCAGTGGCTGGGGTTGTGGGTGGCCAGCAGTCCTGGGAAATGGATGCCCACCTCGCCGTCCAGAATGCCACTTTACAAGTGCAGTTGGCTATGTTGAGCTTAAACCGTCGAGGATATCACGTAGATATTGCTGAAGACGGTGCTACTTACTACATCCACTTGCATTCCACTGTcatcttccttcacctcctcaaCGTGGACATGAAGGCTGGTCTTCCCCTCCAGCAAGCAGTTACTCCCACCACTATACTCGTGGGCAATGCATGGCTGCCTGCGCCGCCCAACCCTGGCCTCTACGTCCGCCACCTCAGAGGTTCTGGCTTCCTCCAACACCCGCTAGCAGAGAGGCCGTTGCCTCAATGTCATAACCCAAGCCATCatgcctgcctccaccacttcccctTCGATACCACCCTCAGGCTATTGTGA
- the LOC128691105 gene encoding uncharacterized protein isoform X4, translated as MPPEKETIMALKRTLEHLSTEASFTSAQQFQQSGGGRNKGDSSGDHDQMHQKVSLQEVFTVATDVTRVNDTQLEILLKDIASRYDGLQVVVCVGSDAALRVSKQHKNVRGFRVTSSTPVAVRWSRLLAMVNTTYVLVGRGLIALSSFSDLERLFMTFLQVPNAAFVGGASRNQNGQWRVGCYQTRMLMYVLTLQHGYTSFDYGCMFCDSVAGPFITTTNLVSSIPIDVHLPGEVVFSDWFLRIRAAGGLGLVCPDVLFFVSDEYHPWKSRTAWEAIASKWNVTDVHLPDDFNHHYSCMEARLNCSKVDKSLALPSCCLALLGGALHEVVSAVQEQYIDVHIMNKTAVAGVVGGQQSWEMDAHLAVQNATLQVQLAMLSLNRRGYHVDIAEDGATYYIHLHSTVIFLHLLNVDMKAGLPLQQAVTPTTILVGNAWLPAPPNPGLYVRHLRGSGFLQHPLAERPLPQCHNPSHHACLHHFPFDTTLRLL; from the exons ATGCCTCCAGAAAAAGAGACGATCATGGCTCTGAAAAGGACTCTCGAACATCTGTCTACAGAGGCGTCCTTCACATCAGCCCAGCAG TTCCAGCAGTCAGGAGGAGGGAGGAATAAGGGAGACAGCAGCGGTGACCACGACCAGATGCATCAAAAG GTGTCACTACAAGAGGTGTTTACTGTAGCTACAGACGTTACCAGGGTTAACGACACGCAACTTGAGATCCTCTTAAAAGACATCGCCTctag GTATGATGGGCTTCAGGTTGTCGTGTGTGTGGGTTCAGACGCTGCGCTTCGCGTTTCCAAGCAACACAAGAATGTTCGAGGTTTCCGGGTGACGAGCAGCACCCCAGTGGCTGTGAGGTGGTCACGCCTGCTGGCCATGGTCAACACCACGTATGTCTTGGTTGGTCGAGGTCTCATCGCCTTGTCTTCCTTCTCCGATCTGGAGAGACTCTTCATGACTTTTCTTCAGGTACCCAACGCTGCCTTCGTCGGTGGCGCCTCTAGGAACCAGAATGGGCAGTGGAGAGTAGGATGCTACCAGACCAGAATGCTCATGTATGTCTTAACATTACAGCATGGGTACACCAGCTTTGACTACGGATGCATGTTCTGTGACTCCGTCGCTGGCCCATTCATCACGACGACTAATCTGGTTTCTTCGATACCTATCGATGTGCATCTCCCGGGGGAAGTAGTCTTCAGCGACTGGTTCCTGAGGATTAGGGCTGCTGGAGGTTTGGGTCTTGTCTGCCCCGATGTCCTCTTTTTTGTCTCAGATGAATATCACCCCTGGAAGAGTCGCACTGCCTGGGAAGCTATTGCCTCGAAGTGGAACGTTACAGACGTACATCTACCTGATGATTTCAACCACCACTACTCCTGTATGGAGGCTAGACTCAATTGCAGCAAGGTGGACAAGTCCCTTGCTCTCCCTTCCTGTTGTTTGGCTCTCCTGGGTGGCGCTCTTCATGAGGTGGTGTCCGCAGTGCAAGAACAATATATAGATGTTCACATAATGAACAAGACAGCAGTGGCTGGGGTTGTGGGTGGCCAGCAGTCCTGGGAAATGGATGCCCACCTCGCCGTCCAGAATGCCACTTTACAAGTGCAGTTGGCTATGTTGAGCTTAAACCGTCGAGGATATCACGTAGATATTGCTGAAGACGGTGCTACTTACTACATCCACTTGCATTCCACTGTcatcttccttcacctcctcaaCGTGGACATGAAGGCTGGTCTTCCCCTCCAGCAAGCAGTTACTCCCACCACTATACTCGTGGGCAATGCATGGCTGCCTGCGCCGCCCAACCCTGGCCTCTACGTCCGCCACCTCAGAGGTTCTGGCTTCCTCCAACACCCGCTAGCAGAGAGGCCGTTGCCTCAATGTCATAACCCAAGCCATCatgcctgcctccaccacttcccctTCGATACCACCCTCAGGCTATTGTGA